Below is a window of Enterobacter kobei DNA.
AAAAAGCGTCATTGTGATGAAAAGACACATGGGAAGGCGTGAAATTGCAGGTTCAGAGGATGCCGGGGGTAAATTTTGGGCAAAAAAAAACCCCCACATCATGTGGGGGAAGACAGGGATGGTGTCTATGGCAAGGAAAACAGGGTGTTACTGGTTACTACCGGTACTGCTGCTACTCGATAACTTCAGCGACGAACTTTGCTGCATTCGCGCGACATCGCGCAGTTGTTCCATTCGCTGATCGTGTTTCTTGTGTAAAACCGCTTGCTGCTCTGGCGTTAGCAGGTGGTACATCTGATTGCGCACCCGGGCCATTTCGACCTGGCGAGCCACCTGTTCTTGTGCCATTTTTTCTGCCTGAGCACGCACTGCGTTTTCATCAAATTTTTGTGCGGTGACAAGGTCGTGCATTGTCTCCACGTCGTTCACATTCACCGGGGGCTGATCGTGCCGTGCCCGCTGCATGAGATCGCGTAACTGCTGTCGCTGATGTTCGGTTAAACTAATTCCATCAAACATGTTGCTCTGGCTGCTACGCTGAGTAAGTCCATCTGACGGATGCCAGTTATCGCCTGTTACGTCTGCAGTTGCCTGGCTGGCTGCACTGAATGCCAGGCTTGAGGCCATGACGGCAGCGGTAACATTGCGCATCACTTACTCCCAAAATCTTTTGTTTCGCGATTCAACGAGAGCCAGTGTACGGTTCAGGCTGAAAACTAGCGTCAGGGGGTGTAAAACAACGTAAAGTCATGGATTAGCGCGCCTTGATGACGTAATTTCTGCCTCGGAGGTATTTAAACAATGAATAAAATCCTGTTAGTTGATGATGACCGAGAGCTTACATCCCTGTTAAAGGAACTGCTCGACATGGAAGGTTTTGAGGTGTTGGTTGCCCATGATGGGGAACAAGCGCTCGACCTCCTTGACGACAGTATCGATTTACTTTTGCTCGACGTTATGATGCCGAAGAAAAACGGTATTGATACACTTAAAGAGCTTCGTCAGACACACCAGACGCCCGTTATTATGTTGACTGCACGCGGCAGCGAACTTGATCGCGTACTCGGCCTTGAGCTGGGCGCAGATGATTATCTGCCTAAACCCTTCAATGACCGCGAGCTGGTTGCGCGCATTCGCGCCATCCTGCGCCGTTCACACTGGAGCGAACAGCAGCAAAACAGCGATAACGGTTCCCCTACTTTAGAAGTTGACGCCTTAAGCCTCAATCCAGGCCGTCAGGAAGCCAGCTTTGATGGACAGTCGCTGGAACTCACCGGCACTGAATTCACGCTGCTTTATCTGCTGGCGCAACATCTGGGCCAGGTCGTTTCTCGTGAGCATCTGAGCCAGGAAGTGCTGGGTAAGCGCTTAACGCCGTTCGATCGCGCCATCGATATGCACATTTCCAACCTGCGCCGTAAATTGCCTGAACGCAAAGACGGACACCCGTGGTTTAAAACCCTGCGTGGTCGCGGCTATCTGATGGTTTCTGCTTCATGATTGGAAGTTTGACTGCGCGCATCTTTGCCATATTTTGGTTAACGCTGGCACTGGTGCTGATGCTGGTACTGATGGTGCCGAAGCTGGACTCTCGTCAGATGACGGAGTTGCTCGACAGCGAACAGCGCCAGGGCGTGATGATCGAGCAGCATGTCGAAGCGGAACTGGCCAATGACCCGCCGAACGACCTGATGTGGTGGCGCAGATTATTCCGCGCGATCGACAAATGGGCGCCGCCGGGACAACGCCTGTTGCTGGTGACCAGCGAAGGGCGCGTGATTGGCGCAGAACGTAGCGAAATGCAGATCATCCGTAACTTCATCGGGCAGGCGGATAACGCCGACCACCCGCAGAAGA
It encodes the following:
- the cpxR gene encoding envelope stress response regulator transcription factor CpxR, yielding MNKILLVDDDRELTSLLKELLDMEGFEVLVAHDGEQALDLLDDSIDLLLLDVMMPKKNGIDTLKELRQTHQTPVIMLTARGSELDRVLGLELGADDYLPKPFNDRELVARIRAILRRSHWSEQQQNSDNGSPTLEVDALSLNPGRQEASFDGQSLELTGTEFTLLYLLAQHLGQVVSREHLSQEVLGKRLTPFDRAIDMHISNLRRKLPERKDGHPWFKTLRGRGYLMVSAS
- the cpxP gene encoding cell-envelope stress modulator CpxP, encoding MRNVTAAVMASSLAFSAASQATADVTGDNWHPSDGLTQRSSQSNMFDGISLTEHQRQQLRDLMQRARHDQPPVNVNDVETMHDLVTAQKFDENAVRAQAEKMAQEQVARQVEMARVRNQMYHLLTPEQQAVLHKKHDQRMEQLRDVARMQQSSSLKLSSSSSTGSNQ